A region of Streptomyces sp. NBC_01750 DNA encodes the following proteins:
- a CDS encoding FUSC family protein: MFVAPDPGRVRLRVSTRAVLGVALAVAVAELAGLSLIASITGGLAALLALFTLGDPTVRRQAVTTALLPAVGFPVLALATTLHELPLLRAAAWLSVVFCAVYARRWGPRGQALGIFAFMMFFVTQFLHAGPAQLPELYGAVALALTASSAVRFGLWCIERRTPPPAAPAPLPGRGLARPTTRLAFQATFACGVAIAAGLLISPDRWYWAVGTAWWIFVNTASRGETLVRGFRRVVGTVTGIAAGLLIAIPVAGMPAPTAALVAVCVFGIFYTATPSYSWMMFFVTVMAGLLYGLLGVLHPGLLILRFEETAVGALGAALGVALILPVTTHAATDAWIRRALHCVHGCTTAAALRLAGDEKADPAPLAAELELLLGRVRLTLAPLVHPLSPLRARKTRARQVIALLDDCAREVRGLAAVAADPDASHDARLAAACRRVDAAVHALVPPATRQAEAPVDSLPAPQRNRGAEAALTHLQGLERALVELDAPLRTSPRAALVPA, encoded by the coding sequence ATGTTTGTGGCCCCGGATCCCGGGCGCGTGCGACTGCGTGTCTCGACGCGCGCCGTACTCGGCGTCGCCCTCGCGGTCGCCGTCGCCGAACTGGCCGGGCTCTCCCTGATCGCCTCCATCACCGGCGGCCTCGCCGCGTTGCTCGCGCTCTTCACCCTCGGCGACCCGACCGTGCGCCGCCAAGCCGTCACCACCGCCCTGCTGCCCGCCGTCGGCTTCCCCGTCCTCGCGCTCGCGACCACCCTGCACGAACTGCCGCTGCTGCGCGCCGCCGCATGGCTGAGCGTCGTTTTCTGCGCCGTCTACGCCAGGCGCTGGGGCCCGCGCGGGCAGGCGCTGGGCATCTTCGCGTTCATGATGTTCTTCGTCACCCAGTTCCTGCACGCGGGCCCGGCGCAGCTGCCGGAGCTGTACGGGGCGGTGGCGCTGGCCCTGACCGCCTCCTCGGCCGTCCGCTTCGGCCTGTGGTGCATCGAGCGGCGCACGCCGCCGCCGGCGGCGCCCGCGCCGCTCCCCGGCCGCGGACTCGCCCGCCCCACCACCCGGCTCGCCTTCCAGGCGACGTTCGCCTGCGGCGTCGCGATCGCCGCGGGGCTGCTGATCTCCCCGGACCGCTGGTACTGGGCCGTCGGCACCGCCTGGTGGATCTTCGTCAACACCGCGTCGCGCGGCGAGACGCTGGTCCGTGGCTTCCGCCGAGTCGTCGGCACCGTAACCGGCATTGCCGCGGGACTCCTGATCGCGATCCCGGTCGCGGGCATGCCCGCGCCGACGGCCGCCCTGGTCGCGGTGTGCGTCTTCGGCATCTTCTACACGGCGACGCCCTCGTACAGCTGGATGATGTTCTTCGTTACCGTCATGGCCGGTCTGCTGTACGGACTGCTGGGTGTCCTGCACCCGGGGCTGCTGATCCTGCGCTTCGAGGAGACGGCGGTGGGCGCGCTCGGTGCCGCCCTCGGTGTCGCGTTGATTCTGCCCGTCACCACCCATGCCGCGACCGACGCCTGGATCCGGCGCGCACTGCACTGTGTCCACGGCTGCACCACCGCGGCCGCGCTCCGACTGGCCGGGGACGAGAAGGCCGATCCGGCGCCGCTCGCCGCCGAACTGGAGCTGCTGCTCGGCCGGGTACGGCTCACTCTCGCCCCGCTCGTCCATCCCCTCAGTCCGCTGCGCGCCCGTAAGACGCGCGCCCGCCAGGTGATCGCGCTGCTCGACGACTGCGCCCGTGAAGTGCGTGGCCTCGCCGCCGTCGCCGCCGACCCGGACGCCTCCCACGACGCCCGGCTGGCCGCCGCCTGCCGACGCGTCGATGCCGCCGTACACGCGCTGGTGCCGCCCGCCACCCGGCAGGCCGAGGCTCCCGTCGACTCCCTGCCGGCCCCGCAGCGCAACCGCGGGGCCGAGGCCGCCCTCACGCACCTGCAGGGGCTGGAGCGGGCGCTCGTAGAGCTCGATGCGCCCCTGCGTACCTCTCCGCGCGCCGCACTCGTACCTGCCTGA
- a CDS encoding ATP-binding protein: MSQASRIVRAQLAQWALHEQIDDTELLVTELVTNALHHAAGPVRLTFRRPSRHGGIRCEIEDANLVGPLGRQSREHDEEGRGLHLLTLLSRCWGSHRTSEGKVVWFELHTRVGSA, from the coding sequence GTGTCTCAAGCAAGCCGGATCGTTCGCGCCCAGCTGGCTCAGTGGGCGCTCCATGAGCAGATCGACGACACGGAGCTGCTCGTCACCGAGCTGGTCACCAACGCCTTGCACCACGCAGCGGGGCCGGTCCGGCTGACGTTCCGCCGGCCCTCCCGGCACGGCGGGATACGTTGCGAGATCGAGGACGCGAACCTCGTAGGACCCCTGGGGCGCCAGTCCCGCGAGCACGACGAGGAGGGGCGCGGATTGCACCTTCTGACCCTGCTGTCCCGCTGCTGGGGCAGCCACCGGACAAGCGAAGGGAAGGTGGTGTGGTTCGAGCTGCATACCCGTGTCGGCTCCGCATAG
- a CDS encoding DUF5999 family protein, with protein sequence MCQHQPPCPSSTATDHDAARLVAYHPEQGWGLLCNGVTVFEDMGELLPDDRSMEAVEGSAA encoded by the coding sequence ATGTGCCAGCACCAGCCACCATGTCCATCCTCAACTGCGACCGACCATGATGCCGCGCGCCTCGTGGCCTATCACCCCGAGCAGGGCTGGGGCCTCCTCTGCAATGGCGTCACGGTGTTCGAGGACATGGGTGAGTTGCTTCCCGACGACAGGTCCATGGAGGCCGTGGAGGGCAGTGCGGCATGA
- a CDS encoding ATP-binding protein, with product MSAYGANGAGPDFPRSASFGGESSLIGRRQQLAEVKRTLRHSRLVTLTGVGGVGKTKLATGVADEVRRAFPDGVWLVELGALEDEGLLPQTVATGLGLRDQSARHPSDLLCDHLRDARSLIVLDNCEHILDGCAALTDRLLRRAPGLRVLATSRQPLGVYGESVLSVPALAVPEPRRALRPEAAAHYAAVRLFQRRAAQASPGFTLGPENLETVVRLCRRLDGIPLAIELAAAQLRTLTPQEILRRLDERLDVSPKRSTADPARHETLRASIDWSFDLCSPGEQRVWARASVFAGSCGLEAVEAVCSGDGIPEERIFDLVAGLVDKSVLIREEQGAQVRYRLLETIRQYGAERLAEAGEKTALQRRHRDWYHRLADRAEAEWLSPRQETWLARLQSEHANLRTALEFCLSEPGQAQAGLEIAASLWFHWLCSGFLSEGRHWLGRALALAPEDSVARGKALWVDGWLSVLRGDTSSALPQLEECRALALRLGDEATLVHAEQFLGGCLLYDGDFRQAIDLLEKAVAGHRAAGDRNGLMTALYQLTVACALSGDLRAADFGQDCLDLCNEAHAPWSRSYALWALGLHLLRRGEPRHAAELLRDALNTRRVVGDGWGIALCLEALAWAAASADEAERGARLLGAADVVWRSIGISRSGFRYLADGHEKTEIRLRGELGERRYAAAVRRGARLGRDGAAEWALYGSPAPWPPREAVAGW from the coding sequence ATGTCCGCCTATGGTGCCAATGGCGCCGGTCCTGACTTTCCGAGGAGCGCCTCTTTCGGCGGCGAGTCCTCGCTGATCGGCCGCCGACAGCAGCTCGCCGAGGTCAAACGCACGCTGCGGCACTCCCGTCTGGTGACCCTCACGGGTGTGGGCGGTGTGGGAAAGACCAAGCTGGCGACGGGAGTTGCCGACGAGGTGCGAAGGGCGTTCCCGGACGGCGTTTGGCTGGTCGAGCTCGGCGCGCTGGAGGACGAAGGGCTGCTGCCGCAGACTGTCGCGACCGGGCTCGGACTGCGGGACCAGTCGGCACGGCACCCCTCGGACCTGCTCTGCGACCACCTGCGTGACGCTCGTTCCCTGATAGTCCTGGACAACTGCGAGCACATCCTGGACGGCTGCGCGGCGCTCACCGACCGCCTGCTGCGCAGGGCTCCCGGGCTGCGCGTGCTGGCCACCAGCCGTCAGCCCCTGGGCGTGTACGGCGAGTCCGTCCTCTCGGTGCCCGCACTGGCCGTGCCGGAACCCCGTCGAGCGCTCCGCCCCGAGGCGGCCGCACACTATGCGGCGGTCAGACTGTTCCAGCGGCGGGCGGCGCAGGCGTCGCCGGGGTTCACCCTCGGCCCGGAAAACCTGGAGACGGTCGTCCGGCTCTGCAGGCGTCTGGACGGCATCCCGCTCGCCATCGAACTGGCCGCGGCGCAACTGAGGACCCTCACGCCCCAGGAGATCCTCCGGCGGCTGGACGAGCGCCTCGATGTGTCCCCGAAGCGCTCCACGGCGGACCCGGCCCGCCATGAGACCTTGCGCGCGTCGATCGACTGGAGCTTCGATCTGTGCTCCCCGGGTGAGCAGCGGGTGTGGGCGCGCGCGTCGGTCTTCGCCGGGAGCTGCGGGCTGGAGGCGGTCGAAGCGGTCTGCTCGGGTGACGGCATTCCCGAGGAGCGCATCTTCGACCTGGTGGCGGGGTTGGTCGACAAATCGGTCCTCATTCGGGAGGAGCAGGGCGCCCAGGTGCGCTACCGACTGCTGGAAACGATCCGGCAGTACGGCGCGGAGCGCCTGGCCGAGGCCGGGGAGAAGACGGCCCTGCAGCGGCGCCACCGGGACTGGTACCACCGGCTGGCGGACCGCGCGGAGGCGGAGTGGCTCAGTCCGCGTCAGGAGACCTGGCTCGCCCGGCTGCAGAGCGAGCACGCCAACCTCCGTACCGCCCTCGAGTTCTGCCTCAGCGAGCCCGGTCAGGCACAGGCGGGGCTGGAGATCGCCGCGTCGCTGTGGTTCCACTGGCTGTGCAGCGGATTCCTCAGTGAGGGGCGCCACTGGCTCGGCAGGGCACTGGCGCTCGCGCCCGAGGACTCGGTGGCCCGTGGCAAGGCGCTGTGGGTGGACGGCTGGCTGTCGGTGCTCCGGGGCGACACGTCCTCCGCGCTGCCGCAGCTGGAGGAGTGCCGTGCCCTCGCGCTCCGGCTCGGCGATGAAGCCACCCTGGTCCACGCCGAGCAGTTCCTGGGCGGCTGCCTGCTCTACGACGGCGACTTCCGCCAGGCGATCGACCTCCTGGAAAAGGCCGTGGCAGGTCACCGGGCGGCCGGCGACCGCAACGGCTTGATGACCGCCCTGTATCAGCTCACCGTGGCCTGCGCCCTGTCCGGCGATCTTCGTGCCGCGGATTTCGGGCAGGACTGCCTGGACCTGTGCAACGAGGCACACGCGCCCTGGTCCCGCTCCTACGCCCTGTGGGCGCTCGGCCTCCACCTCTTGCGCCGGGGCGAGCCACGCCACGCGGCGGAACTCCTCCGGGACGCCCTGAACACCCGCCGGGTCGTGGGGGACGGGTGGGGCATCGCCCTGTGCCTGGAGGCGCTGGCCTGGGCAGCCGCCTCGGCCGACGAGGCGGAACGCGGTGCCCGGCTGCTGGGCGCGGCGGACGTCGTCTGGCGTTCCATAGGGATCTCGCGATCGGGGTTCCGGTATCTGGCCGACGGACACGAGAAGACCGAAATCCGCTTGCGCGGCGAGCTCGGCGAGCGCAGATACGCCGCGGCAGTCCGGCGCGGAGCGAGGCTGGGACGCGACGGGGCGGCGGAATGGGCGCTGTACGGCTCCCCGGCCCCATGGCCCCCCAGGGAGGCGGTGGCCGGCTGGTGA
- a CDS encoding ATP-binding protein, producing MAVVTPSVSARRQDGRLPAEVTSFVGRRREVAEVRRRLSGSRLVTLTGVGGVGKTRLASHVAAEVRSAFPDGVWLVELAGLENSGLLAQTVAEALEIRDHSSRPPLDILTDHLRDKRILVILDNCEHLLPQCAVLADSLLHSSPGLKILATSRHVLGLHYEHTLAVPTLDLPSTEKPRLSTKSLARCDAVRLFIERAGAVLPGFSVTEANREAVERICRQLDGIPLGIELAVVRLRALSVQQLLERLDDRFQLLTAGSRAVLPRHQTLRALIDWSYVLCTDQERLLWARASVFTGGFDLEAAEEVCSGDSISREEVLDVVTGLVDKSVLLREEPHSTVRYRLLDTLRQYGREQLVAAGETAHLQRLHRDHYRRLAREAHAELFGPSQVAWFSRLHVEHNNLRAALEYCFAEPGEAEAGTDMASDLLYHWITSYYLGEGRRWLDEGLAVCTEPSRARARALWTNSWLAVIQSETAAAAAMLEESGRLGKQLADESVLAYTALYSGMIAMYRGDAESAIGLYGEAVARHRAVNDPVGLALALIRLSLVHSFLGDSPGAISFGEESLRLCDAYGEGWHRAYTTMALGIEVWRQGSTRRAAELEKESLAFNRSLDDPLGVGVSLEVLAWIAATEEHYERAARLLGVLQTVWHAVGAPLSGYGHLVKYHDECESRTSRALGAAAFRAAVRKGSGLPYGEALGYALEEHLVVDPGGEDEQPSPLTRRETEIAHLVARGLSNKEIAATLVIARRTAEGHVEHILSKLGFTSRAQVAVWVFEHYRRAEGDEPSPDGGP from the coding sequence ATGGCTGTCGTGACACCAAGCGTCTCGGCACGTCGGCAGGACGGCAGGCTGCCCGCCGAGGTGACGAGCTTCGTGGGACGTCGGCGCGAGGTGGCCGAGGTCCGCAGGAGACTGTCCGGATCGCGTCTGGTGACGCTCACCGGTGTGGGGGGAGTCGGCAAGACGCGGCTGGCGTCACATGTCGCAGCCGAGGTCCGCTCGGCGTTTCCGGACGGCGTGTGGCTCGTCGAACTCGCGGGACTGGAGAATTCCGGGCTGCTGGCCCAGACCGTCGCCGAAGCGCTGGAGATCCGTGACCATTCCTCCCGGCCGCCACTCGACATCCTCACCGACCACCTCCGGGACAAGCGCATCCTGGTGATCCTCGACAACTGCGAGCACCTGCTGCCGCAGTGCGCGGTGCTCGCCGACTCCCTGCTGCACTCCAGTCCCGGCCTGAAGATCCTGGCCACCAGCCGGCATGTGCTGGGCCTCCACTACGAGCACACCCTGGCCGTGCCGACGCTGGACCTGCCGAGCACCGAGAAACCCCGGCTGTCCACCAAGTCCCTGGCCCGGTGCGACGCCGTACGGCTGTTCATCGAGAGGGCGGGCGCGGTCCTGCCCGGGTTCTCCGTCACCGAGGCAAACCGTGAAGCGGTTGAACGGATCTGCCGGCAGCTGGACGGCATCCCCCTGGGAATCGAGCTCGCCGTCGTCCGGCTGCGGGCGCTTTCCGTACAGCAGCTGCTGGAGCGGCTGGACGACCGGTTCCAGCTGCTCACCGCCGGTTCCCGTGCGGTGCTCCCGCGCCACCAGACGCTGCGGGCGCTGATCGACTGGAGTTACGTTCTGTGCACCGATCAGGAGCGGCTCCTCTGGGCTCGCGCCTCGGTATTCACCGGCGGGTTCGATCTGGAGGCGGCGGAGGAGGTGTGCTCCGGCGACAGCATCAGCCGCGAAGAGGTCCTCGACGTGGTGACCGGACTCGTCGACAAGTCCGTGCTTCTCAGAGAGGAGCCCCACTCGACGGTGCGCTACCGGCTGCTGGACACACTGCGGCAGTACGGCAGGGAGCAGCTCGTCGCGGCCGGGGAGACGGCACATCTGCAACGGCTCCACCGCGACCACTACCGGCGGCTGGCACGCGAAGCTCATGCCGAGCTGTTCGGTCCTTCGCAGGTGGCCTGGTTCTCGCGGCTCCACGTGGAGCACAACAATCTGCGCGCTGCCCTGGAGTACTGCTTCGCCGAACCCGGGGAGGCCGAGGCCGGCACGGACATGGCCTCTGACCTGCTCTATCACTGGATCACCAGTTACTACCTCGGTGAGGGACGGCGCTGGCTGGACGAGGGGCTCGCCGTCTGCACCGAACCGAGCAGGGCCCGGGCCCGGGCGCTGTGGACCAACAGCTGGCTGGCCGTCATCCAGTCCGAGACCGCCGCGGCGGCGGCAATGCTCGAGGAGAGCGGAAGGCTGGGGAAACAGCTGGCAGACGAATCCGTACTCGCCTACACCGCGCTGTACTCCGGCATGATCGCCATGTATCGGGGAGACGCCGAATCCGCGATCGGGCTCTACGGGGAGGCAGTGGCCAGGCACCGGGCCGTCAACGACCCCGTGGGACTCGCGCTGGCACTGATCCGGCTCTCCCTGGTCCACTCGTTCCTCGGTGACTCGCCGGGCGCCATCTCCTTCGGGGAGGAGTCTCTGCGGTTGTGCGACGCCTACGGAGAGGGCTGGCACAGGGCTTACACGACGATGGCGCTCGGCATCGAGGTCTGGCGCCAGGGCTCCACACGCCGCGCCGCCGAGCTGGAGAAGGAGAGTCTGGCCTTCAACCGTTCGCTCGACGATCCGCTGGGGGTCGGCGTCAGCCTCGAGGTACTGGCCTGGATCGCCGCCACGGAGGAGCACTACGAGCGCGCCGCTCGGCTCCTGGGCGTCCTGCAGACCGTCTGGCACGCGGTCGGCGCTCCGCTGTCCGGGTACGGGCACCTCGTCAAGTACCACGACGAATGCGAGTCGCGCACCAGCAGGGCCCTCGGTGCCGCGGCCTTCCGCGCTGCCGTCAGGAAGGGTTCCGGGCTCCCTTACGGCGAGGCGCTCGGCTACGCGCTCGAGGAGCACCTGGTTGTGGACCCGGGCGGCGAGGATGAGCAGCCGTCACCGCTCACCCGGCGGGAGACCGAGATCGCCCATCTGGTCGCGCGTGGGCTGAGCAACAAGGAGATCGCGGCCACGCTGGTGATCGCCCGGCGCACGGCGGAGGGCCATGTCGAGCACATACTGAGCAAACTCGGCTTCACCTCCCGTGCCCAGGTGGCTGTCTGGGTCTTCGAGCACTACCGCCGGGCCGAGGGGGACGAGCCCTCCCCCGACGGCGGGCCGTGA
- a CDS encoding TetR/AcrR family transcriptional regulator yields MPKPVVPEEARRRRRPTKNGAVLSERLIVETALRMLREHGSAGLTVRRLGTALGADPSTLYRYFSGIDDLTLAIGNMLVGRALACWEGTGDWRADLRDLGLRIHAAYLEHPQAAVLTASRVTGKGYEVAADETILGLLRTAGFPDSEAVRIYHAFIDQSLAFAALDAASLALPAAARTADEEVWRATYARLPAATHPHIAATAHLLVARMNHSAYPTALEMLLDSASTRLAEVRRGDGGGSSGGSG; encoded by the coding sequence GTGCCCAAGCCTGTGGTGCCGGAAGAGGCCCGGAGGCGGCGACGTCCCACGAAGAACGGTGCGGTCCTCTCGGAGCGGCTGATCGTGGAGACCGCGCTGCGCATGCTGCGGGAGCACGGGAGCGCGGGCCTGACCGTCCGCCGTCTCGGTACCGCCCTGGGGGCGGACCCGAGCACGCTGTACCGGTACTTCAGCGGCATCGACGACCTGACGCTGGCCATCGGAAACATGCTCGTCGGACGTGCCCTGGCGTGCTGGGAGGGCACCGGTGACTGGCGTGCCGACCTGCGGGACCTGGGGCTGCGCATCCATGCCGCGTATCTCGAACATCCCCAGGCGGCAGTGCTGACCGCCAGCCGCGTGACCGGCAAGGGTTATGAAGTCGCGGCTGACGAGACGATCCTGGGGCTACTGCGCACAGCCGGCTTCCCGGACTCCGAGGCGGTCCGGATCTATCACGCGTTCATCGACCAGAGCCTGGCATTCGCCGCGCTCGACGCGGCTTCGCTGGCACTGCCGGCGGCGGCACGCACGGCGGACGAGGAGGTCTGGCGGGCCACGTACGCCCGGCTGCCCGCCGCGACCCATCCGCACATCGCGGCGACCGCGCACCTGCTGGTCGCCCGGATGAATCACAGTGCGTATCCCACCGCGCTGGAGATGCTGCTGGACAGCGCATCAACCCGGCTCGCCGAAGTACGACGCGGGGACGGAGGCGGGAGCAGCGGCGGGAGCGGCTGA
- a CDS encoding saccharopine dehydrogenase family protein: MRVLLVGAGGVGTAITRIAARRSFFDNVVVADYDLSRAQAAVAALEPDGRFSAERIDASDEGAVTALLQEQRCDVLLNATDPRFVMPLFRAALAAGAHYLDMAMSLSRPHPERPYELCGVKLGDAQFERAADWEKAGLLALVGIGVEPGMSDVFARHAAEELFDEIEEVGIRDGANLTVDGYDFAPSFSIWTTIEECLNAPVVYEADRGWFTTAPFSEPEVFDFPEGIGPVECVNVEHEEVLLVPRWVEAGRVTFKYGLGEDFIRTLQTLHLLGLDRTDPVPVPSADGSGTVHVSPRDVVAACLPDPAALGERMHGKTCAGTWVKGTKDGRPREVYLYHVVDNQWSMREYGCQAVVWQTAINPVVALELIAAGTWSGSGVLGPEALPARPFLDLLTAYGSPWGMREQ, from the coding sequence ATGCGTGTTCTTCTCGTGGGAGCCGGCGGCGTCGGTACCGCCATCACCCGGATCGCGGCCCGCCGGTCGTTCTTCGACAACGTGGTCGTCGCCGACTACGACCTGTCCCGCGCCCAGGCCGCCGTCGCGGCCCTGGAGCCGGACGGTCGCTTCAGCGCCGAACGGATCGACGCGAGCGATGAGGGGGCCGTCACAGCGCTGCTGCAGGAGCAGCGCTGCGACGTCCTGCTCAATGCCACCGATCCCCGCTTCGTGATGCCGCTGTTCCGGGCGGCCCTGGCCGCCGGGGCGCACTACCTGGACATGGCGATGTCGCTGTCCCGCCCGCACCCGGAGCGCCCCTACGAACTGTGCGGCGTCAAGCTCGGCGACGCCCAGTTCGAGCGGGCAGCGGACTGGGAGAAGGCCGGACTGCTCGCCCTGGTCGGCATCGGTGTCGAGCCAGGAATGTCCGACGTCTTCGCCCGCCACGCCGCCGAGGAACTCTTCGACGAGATCGAGGAGGTCGGTATCCGCGACGGAGCGAACCTCACCGTCGACGGCTACGACTTCGCGCCCTCGTTCAGCATCTGGACCACCATCGAGGAATGCCTCAACGCGCCCGTCGTCTACGAGGCCGACCGCGGCTGGTTCACGACCGCACCCTTCAGCGAACCCGAGGTCTTCGACTTCCCCGAGGGGATCGGACCCGTCGAGTGCGTCAACGTCGAGCACGAAGAGGTCCTGCTGGTGCCACGCTGGGTGGAGGCGGGACGCGTCACCTTCAAGTACGGCCTCGGCGAGGACTTCATCCGTACGCTGCAGACGCTGCACCTGCTGGGTCTCGACCGCACCGATCCGGTGCCGGTGCCCTCGGCGGACGGTTCGGGCACGGTCCACGTCTCGCCGCGGGACGTGGTCGCCGCCTGCCTGCCGGACCCGGCAGCCCTCGGGGAACGCATGCACGGCAAGACCTGCGCGGGCACCTGGGTCAAGGGCACCAAGGACGGCCGCCCGCGCGAGGTCTACCTGTACCACGTGGTCGACAACCAGTGGTCCATGCGCGAGTACGGCTGCCAGGCCGTCGTGTGGCAGACGGCGATCAACCCCGTCGTGGCGCTGGAACTCATCGCCGCAGGCACCTGGTCCGGCAGCGGCGTCCTCGGCCCCGAAGCCCTCCCCGCACGACCCTTCCTGGACCTGCTGACCGCGTACGGCTCGCCCTGGGGCATGCGCGAGCAGTGA
- a CDS encoding Lrp/AsnC family transcriptional regulator, whose product MAVDRLDTRILRLLIEQPRTSVREYARILGIARGTLQARIDRLERDGVITGTGPHLSPAALGHPVLAFVHIEVTQGHLDEVGDALAAVPEIIEAFSITGSGDLLTRVAARDNGHLEDVIQRLIQLPGVVRTRTEMALRERVPYRLLPLVESVGRAAGTSR is encoded by the coding sequence ATGGCGGTGGACAGACTCGACACGCGCATCCTGCGGCTGCTGATCGAGCAGCCGCGCACCAGCGTGCGTGAGTACGCCCGGATCCTCGGCATCGCGCGCGGCACCCTGCAGGCCAGGATCGACCGGCTGGAGCGGGACGGCGTGATCACCGGCACGGGCCCGCACCTCTCCCCCGCCGCCCTTGGGCACCCAGTGCTGGCCTTCGTTCATATCGAGGTCACGCAGGGGCATCTGGACGAGGTCGGCGACGCGCTCGCGGCCGTGCCCGAGATCATCGAGGCGTTCTCGATCACCGGCAGCGGTGATCTGCTGACGCGCGTCGCCGCGCGGGACAACGGGCATCTCGAGGACGTCATCCAGCGGCTGATCCAGCTGCCGGGCGTGGTGCGTACGCGGACCGAGATGGCACTGCGCGAGCGCGTTCCGTACCGGCTGCTGCCGCTGGTCGAGTCGGTGGGCCGGGCCGCCGGTACGTCACGCTGA
- a CDS encoding HAD family hydrolase: protein MSTSRTTSVIFDLDGTLVDSEPNYYEAGRRLLAQHGVADFSWEHHTRFIGIGTRETLEILRGEYGIEVPVEELLAAKNRHYLELARASTDVFPEMWKFVRRLHTDGVPMAVASGSSRAAIEAVLAGTGLDAFIRTVVSAEEVAQGKPEPDVFIEAARRLDAGPADCVVLEDAAPGAAAAHAAGMRCIAVPYVPATAGDPAFQAAGLLFTGGQSEFTAQAAYDWLVPQAPSVRS, encoded by the coding sequence ATGAGCACTTCGCGCACCACTTCGGTCATCTTCGATCTCGACGGAACACTGGTGGACAGCGAGCCGAACTACTACGAAGCGGGGCGCCGGCTGCTGGCCCAGCACGGCGTGGCGGACTTCAGCTGGGAGCATCACACCCGGTTCATCGGGATCGGGACGCGGGAGACGCTGGAGATCCTGCGCGGGGAGTACGGGATCGAGGTGCCGGTCGAGGAGCTGCTCGCCGCGAAGAACCGCCACTATCTGGAGCTGGCGCGCGCCTCGACGGACGTTTTCCCGGAGATGTGGAAGTTCGTGCGGCGGCTCCACACGGACGGAGTGCCGATGGCGGTGGCATCCGGCTCCTCCCGTGCCGCCATCGAGGCGGTGCTCGCGGGTACGGGTCTCGACGCGTTCATCCGCACCGTCGTCTCGGCCGAGGAGGTCGCGCAGGGCAAGCCCGAGCCCGACGTCTTCATCGAGGCCGCGCGCCGTCTCGACGCCGGTCCCGCCGACTGCGTGGTGCTGGAGGACGCCGCGCCGGGCGCGGCGGCGGCACACGCCGCGGGTATGCGCTGCATCGCCGTCCCCTACGTCCCGGCGACGGCCGGAGACCCGGCGTTCCAGGCCGCGGGGCTGCTCTTCACGGGCGGCCAGAGCGAGTTCACGGCGCAGGCCGCGTACGACTGGCTCGTTCCGCAGGCTCCCTCTGTCCGATCTTGA